The Pseudomonadota bacterium genomic sequence ATCTTGAAGATCGCATCGCGGGGAAACTCGTAGCTCGCCCGGTGGCTAAAAAAATGGCTCGCTGAAGATGGCCCGGATCGAGTTGGCCCCTGAGATTCGGGATGACTTCGATCGCATCCTCGATCATCTCGCGGAGCGCGCTGTTGAAGATGCGCCTGGCCGTATCAGAGAAATTATCCAGGCAGTTGACGTACTCGAAAATAATCCGCTTATTGGAAGACCCGTATCCGCTGACACGAGAGAGTTGATCATCGGACGCCGCGCTCGTGGCTACGTAGCTTTGTACCGCTACATCGAGCCGATCGACACGGCCTTCGTGCTCGCAATACGTAGTCAGCGGGAGGCTGGCTACGCCAGATCCTAGTTCCGTTGAATGCGCCCGTCGGCTGATAGTCGCAGTCCGGTGACAACCGCCGCTGATCAATGGGTGAGCTCTGTTTTGTGCCCATACAGGGACTCGAACCCTCAACGTGGCGGAGTGGCTTCAGGCGACGTAGCGCTGTGGACCAGCCAAAGCCAGCAGGTCATTTCGGTGCGCAATACAATTTGTGTACGTCATTGAGGCATCAAATAACACGGTTAGAATAAGGTTCCTCGGATATCACGTTCCTCACATGAAGAAGCCATTCCAAGTCAGACGGACCGCGACC encodes the following:
- a CDS encoding type II toxin-antitoxin system RelE/ParE family toxin; its protein translation is MARIELAPEIRDDFDRILDHLAERAVEDAPGRIREIIQAVDVLENNPLIGRPVSADTRELIIGRRARGYVALYRYIEPIDTAFVLAIRSQREAGYARS